Proteins from a single region of Candidatus Saccharibacteria bacterium:
- a CDS encoding glycosyltransferase family 4 protein, with translation MKIAMMVRAYLVSPVSKDIAYSPTGVAVAIAEGLAKRGHEVTFFGPEGTHLATNVETCNIRPLATSASELFDLVSTTDLFRDYLPSLYDQYMVKSMFERARAGEFDVLFFHHPESAAPFARLFPDVPVVYTVHDYLDSTRRQVFEMHSSPNQHYVSISNSQRRDAPDFNYAATVYNGIDIEKFVFHDSHEDYLMFAGRIIPEKGLREAVQVALQTGKRLIITGSTLPTSQWYFDEYVKPYLSDKILYLGMIDHAQMVKYYQKALALLVPIQWEEPFGLTMAEANACGTPVIAFRRGSVPEVVDDGKTGFIVDNTSAMIEAVGKLSKINRKDCRKHVEERFTLDHMINGYEKVLRSIVTPPKPKTDTKKIIRSLKLLSDKLLINSPK, from the coding sequence ATGAAAATTGCAATGATGGTACGCGCGTACCTTGTATCCCCTGTGTCCAAAGATATCGCCTATTCACCAACCGGTGTTGCCGTGGCGATCGCAGAAGGATTAGCGAAGCGCGGCCACGAAGTAACATTTTTTGGACCCGAGGGAACACACCTCGCGACCAACGTTGAAACATGTAATATACGTCCGCTTGCGACCAGCGCAAGTGAACTGTTCGATCTCGTCAGTACTACCGATTTATTCCGCGACTATCTTCCCAGCCTTTACGACCAGTACATGGTGAAATCTATGTTCGAACGGGCCCGAGCTGGCGAATTTGACGTATTGTTCTTTCACCACCCGGAATCAGCCGCACCTTTTGCAAGGCTTTTTCCTGACGTACCGGTTGTTTACACCGTTCACGATTATCTAGACTCCACAAGACGTCAAGTATTCGAGATGCATAGTTCGCCAAACCAACATTATGTCTCTATCTCGAACAGCCAACGCCGCGATGCACCAGACTTCAACTACGCCGCAACGGTTTACAACGGTATCGATATCGAGAAGTTTGTTTTTCATGATAGTCACGAAGATTATTTGATGTTTGCAGGCCGAATTATTCCCGAAAAGGGTCTTCGCGAGGCGGTTCAAGTAGCCCTACAAACCGGCAAGCGACTTATTATTACCGGTAGCACGCTGCCGACATCGCAGTGGTATTTCGATGAATACGTAAAGCCGTATCTAAGTGATAAGATTTTGTACCTCGGAATGATCGACCATGCGCAAATGGTGAAGTACTATCAAAAAGCGCTGGCACTTCTTGTGCCAATTCAGTGGGAAGAGCCATTTGGCCTTACGATGGCCGAAGCAAACGCCTGCGGCACCCCCGTTATTGCATTTCGTCGAGGTTCTGTGCCAGAGGTTGTCGACGACGGTAAGACCGGATTTATCGTCGACAATACATCGGCAATGATTGAAGCTGTGGGCAAACTGAGCAAAATCAACCGCAAGGATTGTCGAAAACATGTCGAAGAGCGATTCACGCTTGATCACATGATAAACGGCTACGAAAAAGTGCTGCGCAGTATCGTAACACCACCAAAGCCAAAGACCGATACGAAAAAGATCATCCGAAGCTTAAAGTTGCTTTCCGACAAGCTTCTTATTAACTCGCCAAAGTAG
- a CDS encoding alpha-amylase, with protein sequence MKRWQHVNGIYQIYPRSFKDSNGDGTGDLPGIIEKLDYIKSGNATLGIDAIWLSPFYPSPMADFGYDVADYKNVDPMFGTLDDFKRLLSEAHARDIKVMIDFVPNHTSDEHEWFQESKTSRASAKRDWYIWRDPKADGSPPNNWLSVFGGSAWEYDTASGQYYLHSFLAKQPDLNWDNPEVRATMCDVLRFWLDMGVDGIRADAVRWISKDPAYQNNPLNADFAEGDDPYFTQRQKYSRYGENLFAYLKEMSNVIEEYDDRIILFEDYPDPWIDLKSQYSHFYAVNPRVAAPFNFEGFGTPYSAKHFRSFVNKFQTYIGSEERPFYCFGNHDNPRLVSRIGRPQAKLIGMLQLTLPGTPVIYYGDEIGMENVPIAPEYVHDPFEKQTPGLGLGRDPERTPMQWSAQPHAGFTSGEPWLPVANNYSLTNVETEFGDSGSFLRMYHALLKLRRLSVLRFGTYEEWMGSNDQLYGFFREDTKGALFVLLNMSAEPVAYNGDIFGLVLYSTHAMQAQTIDGPMTLQAHQGIIIDCSI encoded by the coding sequence ATGAAACGATGGCAGCATGTAAACGGCATTTATCAGATCTATCCGCGAAGTTTTAAAGACTCAAATGGCGATGGCACGGGTGATTTGCCCGGTATTATCGAAAAGCTTGATTACATAAAAAGTGGCAACGCAACGCTTGGTATCGATGCAATTTGGCTGTCGCCGTTTTACCCGTCGCCTATGGCGGATTTTGGCTACGACGTTGCCGATTACAAAAACGTCGATCCTATGTTTGGAACGCTCGATGATTTTAAACGGCTTCTTAGCGAGGCGCATGCCCGTGATATAAAGGTGATGATTGATTTCGTTCCCAACCACACGTCAGATGAGCATGAATGGTTTCAGGAATCAAAGACCTCGCGCGCTAGTGCTAAGCGCGATTGGTATATCTGGCGCGACCCCAAGGCAGATGGCTCGCCGCCAAATAACTGGTTAAGCGTTTTTGGTGGTTCGGCGTGGGAGTATGATACGGCAAGCGGCCAGTATTATTTGCACAGCTTTTTGGCAAAACAACCCGATCTTAACTGGGATAACCCAGAGGTTCGTGCGACGATGTGCGACGTGCTGCGATTTTGGCTTGATATGGGTGTCGATGGTATTCGCGCCGATGCTGTGCGTTGGATATCAAAAGACCCGGCATACCAAAACAATCCACTTAATGCCGATTTTGCCGAAGGCGACGACCCTTACTTTACCCAGCGTCAAAAATATAGCCGGTATGGCGAAAACCTCTTTGCATATCTAAAAGAGATGAGCAATGTCATTGAAGAATACGACGATAGAATCATTCTCTTCGAGGACTATCCCGACCCATGGATCGATCTAAAAAGCCAGTATTCGCATTTTTATGCCGTTAATCCGCGTGTGGCCGCACCGTTTAACTTTGAAGGATTCGGTACGCCCTACAGCGCCAAGCATTTTAGAAGCTTTGTTAATAAGTTTCAAACGTATATCGGTAGCGAAGAGCGCCCATTTTACTGTTTTGGAAACCACGACAACCCCCGCCTTGTAAGCCGGATAGGGCGGCCACAGGCAAAACTTATCGGCATGCTTCAACTAACGCTGCCAGGCACACCCGTTATTTACTACGGCGACGAAATTGGCATGGAAAACGTACCTATCGCGCCGGAATACGTTCATGACCCCTTCGAAAAGCAGACCCCAGGCCTAGGGCTTGGCCGAGACCCCGAGCGAACCCCAATGCAGTGGTCGGCACAGCCACATGCGGGCTTTACGAGCGGCGAGCCATGGCTGCCGGTGGCGAATAATTATTCGCTCACGAATGTCGAGACGGAGTTTGGCGATTCTGGTTCGTTCCTTCGCATGTACCATGCTCTTTTAAAGCTCCGCCGGCTTTCGGTGCTTCGCTTTGGCACCTACGAAGAGTGGATGGGATCAAACGATCAGCTGTACGGGTTTTTTCGCGAAGATACAAAGGGTGCGCTGTTTGTGCTGCTTAATATGTCGGCCGAGCCAGTTGCGTATAACGGTGATATTTTCGGGCTGGTTTTGTACAGTACTCATGCCATGCAGGCGCAAACAATCGATGGCCCTATGACGCTTCAGGCGCATCAGGGAATCATTATCGATTGCAGTATTTAA
- a CDS encoding replication-associated recombination protein A, protein MERKPLAERMRPQTLEDVIGQSHLLADGEILRQIVRKKQPVSLILWGPPGSGKTTLARIIANEVDAEFIELSAVTSGKKDVEKVIVHARQNWNLQIRTILFVDEIHRFNKAQQDAFLPHVESGLITLIGATTENPSFEIISPLLSRSRVLVLQPLSKDEIITILKRSLKELKATKKVTPKALDYLAELSSGDARVALGNLELALSMNEKVTPEIVKVAAQKRVPGYDKKGDMHYNVISAFIKSMRGSDVDATLYYLARMIDAGEDPKFIARRMIIFASEDIGLAGNGALGLALNAFQAVERVGMPESNYILFHVAAALAKAAKSRQSTDAMGRAKTLAAQYPDSPVPIHLRNAPTKLMKDLGYNKDYKWEAGFKHGKGFLPDEIADKKIF, encoded by the coding sequence ATGGAACGCAAGCCACTCGCCGAACGTATGCGGCCGCAAACCCTTGAAGATGTGATCGGACAATCGCATCTCCTTGCAGATGGCGAAATTTTGCGCCAAATCGTGCGTAAAAAGCAGCCGGTTAGCCTTATTTTATGGGGGCCGCCTGGCAGTGGCAAAACAACGCTTGCCCGAATTATCGCAAACGAGGTTGATGCCGAGTTTATTGAACTTTCGGCCGTCACCAGCGGTAAAAAAGACGTTGAAAAAGTAATTGTGCATGCCCGCCAAAACTGGAATTTGCAAATTCGCACAATCCTATTTGTCGATGAGATTCACCGGTTTAACAAGGCCCAGCAAGACGCGTTTTTGCCGCATGTTGAATCGGGTCTTATTACCCTCATTGGCGCTACCACTGAAAACCCGAGTTTTGAAATCATCAGCCCGCTGCTCTCGCGGAGCCGCGTATTGGTGCTTCAGCCACTTTCTAAAGACGAGATTATTACAATTCTTAAGCGGTCACTAAAAGAACTAAAAGCAACAAAAAAAGTAACACCAAAGGCGCTCGATTATTTAGCGGAGCTCTCCAGCGGCGACGCACGAGTGGCATTAGGCAACCTAGAGCTTGCGCTTTCGATGAACGAAAAGGTAACGCCCGAAATCGTAAAAGTTGCTGCCCAAAAGCGCGTGCCCGGCTACGATAAAAAGGGTGACATGCACTACAACGTTATTAGTGCTTTTATAAAAAGCATGCGCGGCAGCGACGTCGATGCCACCCTTTACTACCTGGCGCGAATGATCGACGCCGGTGAAGATCCAAAGTTTATCGCCCGTCGTATGATTATTTTTGCGTCGGAAGATATTGGCCTCGCTGGCAATGGCGCGCTAGGCCTTGCACTGAATGCTTTTCAGGCGGTAGAGCGCGTTGGCATGCCCGAGAGCAACTACATATTGTTTCATGTGGCCGCAGCACTGGCCAAGGCCGCTAAATCGCGCCAGTCCACCGACGCCATGGGGCGCGCTAAAACGCTTGCCGCACAGTATCCAGACTCGCCCGTGCCTATCCACTTGCGAAACGCCCCGACCAAACTCATGAAAGATTTAGGATACAACAAAGATTACAAATGGGAAGCCGGGTTTAAGCACGGCAAGGGGTTTTTACCCGACGAAATTGCCGACAAAAAGATCTTTTAA
- a CDS encoding D-alanine--D-alanine ligase, with the protein MERTTVLLLFGGESSEHNVSVSSARNVYAAIDDVKYNVLLGFIDRHGKWWLLDKFSTEIDTHGTPQFAPVLGTGSFVTFPGNKVIKPDVILPILHGKNGEDGSVQGLAQLLHVPMVGCDMTASAICMDKVATKEILMTQDVLVAPYEVHRRGTPLPDFSSLSGRLGSPMFVKPARAGSSVGVSKVRSEEELTDALRLAHEHDDVVLIERGIVGRELEVSVLGNPPNHQVSGVGEVTPGDDFYSYDAKYAANSTSQVVIPAAISEADSERLRTLAGKVYAALGCRGLARVDFFLTEDGKAYVNELNTLPGFTNISMYPKLWRQQGISYSQLIERLIEAAFAANRPQLTDSLLVTL; encoded by the coding sequence ATGGAACGCACGACTGTACTGTTACTCTTCGGTGGCGAATCGTCGGAGCATAATGTCTCGGTGTCTTCGGCACGCAATGTTTACGCGGCAATAGATGATGTTAAATACAATGTCCTTCTAGGGTTTATTGATAGGCATGGCAAATGGTGGCTGCTCGATAAGTTCAGTACCGAAATCGATACGCACGGTACACCACAATTCGCGCCGGTGCTTGGTACGGGAAGTTTTGTTACTTTTCCCGGCAACAAGGTGATTAAGCCAGATGTTATTCTGCCGATTCTTCATGGAAAAAACGGCGAAGATGGCAGCGTGCAAGGCCTTGCGCAATTGCTGCATGTTCCTATGGTGGGGTGCGACATGACCGCCAGCGCGATTTGCATGGATAAAGTCGCGACAAAAGAAATTCTTATGACCCAAGATGTTTTGGTGGCGCCCTACGAGGTGCATCGGCGTGGTACGCCACTTCCTGATTTTTCGTCGCTTAGCGGCCGGCTAGGCAGCCCGATGTTTGTTAAGCCTGCACGCGCCGGTAGTTCGGTAGGCGTTAGCAAGGTGCGTAGTGAAGAGGAACTTACTGACGCCCTACGCCTTGCACATGAACACGACGACGTTGTACTGATCGAGCGTGGCATAGTTGGCCGAGAACTAGAAGTTTCGGTACTCGGTAATCCACCGAATCACCAAGTGAGTGGCGTGGGCGAGGTAACGCCGGGCGATGACTTTTATAGCTATGATGCCAAATACGCTGCCAACAGTACGTCGCAGGTGGTTATTCCTGCGGCTATTAGCGAGGCTGATTCCGAGCGGTTGCGCACCTTGGCGGGTAAAGTTTACGCAGCACTTGGCTGCCGTGGGCTTGCCCGTGTCGACTTCTTTCTTACGGAAGATGGCAAGGCATACGTTAACGAGCTGAATACGCTTCCCGGATTTACAAATATCAGCATGTACCCAAAGCTTTGGCGTCAGCAGGGCATTTCGTATTCGCAGCTCATCGAACGACTCATCGAGGCGGCATTTGCCGCAAATCGGCCGCAACTTACAGATTCTTTGCTCGTAACCTTGTGA
- a CDS encoding class IV adenylate cyclase has product MKSEIEAKFLHVDPTDIRGRLEKAGATCKQPMQVMRRVVFDNAAMNKKNGFVRIRDEGHRITMTYKQYDEMSLTGAKEIEFSVSDYEAAIEFMDAIDIKAKSIQEARREIWLLGDAEVVIDEWPWIDPFIEIEAASEEVVKAAAGQLGFDWSDAAFGDIMTAYRAEYPKTGLAPSDMVYNLPVVRFGDARPDILKA; this is encoded by the coding sequence ATGAAATCAGAAATCGAAGCCAAGTTCCTCCACGTGGATCCAACTGATATCCGCGGGCGCTTAGAAAAAGCCGGTGCGACATGTAAACAACCTATGCAGGTAATGCGACGCGTCGTATTCGATAATGCTGCCATGAACAAAAAGAACGGCTTTGTGCGTATTCGCGACGAAGGCCACCGTATTACTATGACCTACAAGCAGTACGATGAAATGTCGCTTACTGGGGCAAAAGAAATCGAATTTTCAGTAAGCGACTACGAAGCGGCGATCGAATTTATGGATGCTATCGATATCAAGGCCAAAAGCATCCAAGAGGCTCGCCGTGAAATATGGCTGCTTGGCGACGCCGAGGTTGTTATAGATGAATGGCCATGGATCGATCCATTTATAGAGATAGAAGCTGCTAGCGAAGAAGTAGTAAAAGCAGCGGCGGGCCAGCTAGGGTTTGATTGGAGCGACGCGGCATTTGGCGATATCATGACAGCCTATCGGGCTGAATACCCTAAAACAGGTCTTGCGCCGAGTGATATGGTATACAATTTGCCGGTTGTGAGATTTGGCGATGCGAGGCCAGATATTCTTAAGGCGTAG
- a CDS encoding NUDIX domain-containing protein, with translation MSEILDIVNDNDEIIGQAERDEVHRVGLVCRLVYVCFYTADGKVILQKRSDTKKNDPGKLTTTVSGHVASGQDYLETAVRETVEESGVKIGAGDLTSLGVVRADYVQGTYLSNAMRGLFAYKFEGNSADLTVEDGDGAGFTVLSIEELERQLDSSPEKFATVLTDKVGRDLIQGIKKLLDN, from the coding sequence ATGAGCGAAATACTTGATATAGTAAACGACAATGATGAAATCATAGGACAGGCCGAACGCGACGAAGTTCATCGCGTAGGGCTCGTTTGCCGCCTTGTATACGTATGTTTTTATACGGCAGATGGGAAAGTGATTCTTCAAAAGCGAAGTGACACGAAAAAGAATGACCCAGGCAAATTAACGACGACGGTGAGCGGCCATGTTGCAAGTGGCCAAGACTACCTAGAGACGGCGGTCAGAGAAACCGTTGAAGAATCTGGCGTAAAAATTGGAGCAGGCGATTTAACAAGTTTAGGTGTCGTAAGAGCAGACTACGTGCAAGGGACGTACCTAAGTAACGCTATGCGAGGACTATTTGCTTATAAATTCGAGGGTAACTCCGCCGATCTTACGGTTGAAGATGGTGATGGGGCAGGCTTTACCGTACTATCCATCGAAGAGCTGGAGCGACAGCTAGACTCTAGTCCCGAAAAGTTCGCTACAGTCCTAACAGACAAAGTTGGAAGAGATTTGATTCAAGGAATTAAAAAGTTACTCGACAATTAG
- a CDS encoding DUF1428 domain-containing protein — protein sequence MSKYVDGFVLVVPKDKTEEYRKMAEEGRDSWMKHGALQYFECKSEDLKPQEMGPDKSRSFIEMTGSQDSDDVWFSFIVFESREHRDEVNKKVMEEMDEAYSDGSDFVSPFEMSKMAYGGFEVLVEG from the coding sequence ATGTCTAAATATGTTGATGGTTTTGTATTGGTTGTCCCAAAGGACAAAACGGAAGAATATCGAAAAATGGCAGAAGAGGGGCGAGATTCGTGGATGAAGCACGGCGCGCTCCAGTATTTTGAATGCAAAAGTGAGGATCTGAAGCCGCAAGAGATGGGTCCAGATAAATCACGTTCTTTTATCGAAATGACTGGTTCGCAAGATAGTGATGACGTATGGTTCTCGTTTATCGTTTTTGAATCTAGGGAACACCGCGACGAAGTAAACAAAAAGGTGATGGAAGAGATGGACGAAGCATATAGCGACGGTAGTGACTTCGTGTCACCTTTTGAAATGAGCAAAATGGCATATGGCGGATTTGAGGTTCTGGTCGAAGGCTGA
- a CDS encoding DUF1801 domain-containing protein yields MNKDIQAYHDKQASEDKRICDKLHEIISSNLPKSESKVWHGHPVWFLDGNPIVGYSKLKGDVRLLFWSGQSFDEPGLAPEGSFKAAEVRYVQAGDIDESALKRYLKKSIAIQWDYKNIVKKRGLLERKNG; encoded by the coding sequence ATGAACAAAGATATTCAGGCGTATCACGATAAGCAGGCCAGCGAAGATAAGCGTATTTGCGACAAGCTGCACGAAATAATCAGCAGTAACTTACCAAAGTCAGAAAGTAAGGTTTGGCATGGTCACCCTGTTTGGTTTTTAGATGGCAATCCGATTGTCGGCTATAGCAAACTTAAGGGCGATGTGCGACTTCTTTTTTGGAGCGGCCAATCGTTTGATGAGCCAGGTCTTGCCCCCGAAGGAAGTTTTAAAGCTGCTGAAGTTCGTTATGTACAGGCTGGCGATATTGATGAGAGCGCCTTAAAACGCTACCTGAAGAAGTCGATTGCTATTCAGTGGGACTATAAAAACATCGTAAAAAAGCGTGGCCTACTAGAAAGAAAAAATGGCTAA
- a CDS encoding DUF1697 domain-containing protein: MNPNMRNEKLRGLFEDLGFTGVKTVISSGNVLFEANEKDATKLESIIEHALPEKLGFTSTTIVRSLTELQELVATNPFAGYEHSLKTSLNVTFLKAAPIGHQSLEGRGFSILSVSDREICSVIDTSTAKTPDFMAKAEKAYGKQITTRTWKTVERIIQKFAV, encoded by the coding sequence ATGAATCCTAATATGCGCAACGAAAAACTGCGAGGCTTGTTTGAGGATCTTGGTTTTACTGGTGTAAAGACAGTGATTTCAAGTGGCAATGTGCTGTTCGAGGCGAATGAAAAAGATGCTACGAAACTCGAATCGATAATTGAACATGCACTGCCAGAAAAGCTGGGCTTTACTAGCACGACAATTGTGCGGAGCTTGACTGAGCTGCAAGAGCTTGTGGCGACAAATCCGTTTGCGGGATACGAACACAGCCTAAAGACATCGCTGAACGTGACGTTTTTAAAAGCGGCACCTATAGGCCACCAGTCACTAGAGGGGCGAGGTTTTTCGATTTTGAGCGTATCGGATCGTGAAATATGTAGCGTTATCGATACCTCGACTGCCAAAACGCCCGATTTTATGGCAAAGGCCGAGAAAGCATATGGCAAACAGATAACAACGCGCACCTGGAAAACGGTCGAACGCATCATACAAAAGTTCGCCGTGTGA
- a CDS encoding ABC transporter permease, with protein sequence MNALRQTSVLFGRSMRHIMRSPDTIITVAIMPIMMMLLFVYVFGGAISTGTENYVNYLLPGILLIAVASGVSYTAFRIFTDMQKGILSRFNSMPVNRSSILWGHVLTSIISNAISIAIIFLVALLMGFRSSAGIMEWLGVAGILFLFTFALTWLAVIPGLKAKTIDGASAFSYPLIFLPFISSAFVPTDTMPTVVRVFAENQPVTSIVDAIRALLNSGSVGSELWIALAWCLAITIVAYFFAMKTYKRLA encoded by the coding sequence ATGAACGCCCTACGGCAAACCTCAGTACTATTCGGGCGAAGCATGCGCCATATTATGCGCAGCCCCGACACGATTATTACGGTCGCTATTATGCCGATCATGATGATGCTGTTATTTGTTTATGTTTTTGGTGGCGCAATTTCTACCGGCACCGAAAACTACGTTAACTACCTATTGCCTGGCATTCTACTTATTGCTGTTGCCTCGGGCGTTTCGTACACAGCATTTCGCATATTCACCGACATGCAAAAAGGAATCCTCAGCAGGTTTAATTCTATGCCAGTCAATCGCTCGTCGATTTTATGGGGTCACGTTCTGACATCGATTATTTCCAACGCCATTTCGATCGCGATCATATTTTTGGTCGCCCTCCTTATGGGATTTCGTTCGAGCGCCGGAATTATGGAATGGCTCGGCGTTGCCGGCATACTGTTTCTGTTTACCTTTGCGTTGACGTGGCTTGCGGTCATACCCGGCCTAAAGGCAAAAACGATCGATGGCGCCAGCGCATTCTCGTACCCGCTTATCTTTCTGCCTTTCATTAGCTCGGCATTCGTTCCTACCGACACAATGCCAACTGTCGTACGAGTATTTGCCGAAAACCAGCCGGTTACCTCTATTGTCGATGCCATACGGGCGCTACTAAACTCTGGCTCTGTCGGAAGCGAACTATGGATTGCACTTGCTTGGTGTCTGGCAATTACGATCGTCGCCTACTTTTTTGCAATGAAAACGTACAAACGACTAGCGTAA
- a CDS encoding ATP-binding cassette domain-containing protein: MANTIIAVDGLQKSFKDTKVLNGVSFTIERGQIFALLGSNGAGKTTTIKILSTLLRQDAGTATVSDYDVSTQPDKVREAISLTGQFAAVDEILTGRENIILVAKLRNVANPSKIASQLLEQFGLKDAADRRAGTYSGGMMRKLDIAMSLVGDPAVIFLDEPTTGLDPEARKEVWKTIKSLASSGTTILLTTQYLEEAEHLADRIAILHGGKIIANGTLGELKKLLPPAEKQYIEKQPSLEDIFFAITGKKESK, from the coding sequence ATGGCAAATACAATCATTGCGGTCGATGGGTTGCAAAAATCATTTAAAGACACGAAGGTACTAAACGGTGTCAGCTTTACAATCGAGCGCGGCCAAATATTCGCGCTACTTGGTTCGAACGGCGCCGGCAAAACCACAACTATCAAAATCCTCTCTACCCTGCTACGCCAAGATGCAGGCACGGCGACTGTAAGTGACTACGATGTCTCTACTCAGCCAGATAAAGTACGCGAAGCAATTAGCCTAACAGGCCAGTTTGCGGCCGTCGATGAAATCCTGACAGGCCGCGAAAATATCATTCTCGTTGCCAAGTTGCGAAACGTCGCTAACCCTAGCAAGATCGCCAGCCAGCTCCTTGAGCAATTTGGTCTTAAGGATGCCGCCGATCGCCGCGCCGGTACATATTCGGGCGGAATGATGCGAAAGCTCGATATTGCCATGAGTCTTGTTGGTGATCCCGCTGTTATTTTTCTCGATGAACCTACCACCGGCCTCGACCCAGAAGCCCGCAAAGAAGTTTGGAAAACAATCAAATCACTTGCTTCTAGTGGCACGACTATTCTTTTAACCACGCAGTATCTAGAGGAAGCCGAGCATTTAGCCGACAGAATCGCAATCCTTCATGGCGGTAAAATCATCGCAAACGGCACGCTTGGCGAATTAAAAAAGCTACTGCCACCAGCCGAGAAACAATACATCGAAAAACAGCCCTCGCTTGAAGATATCTTCTTTGCGATAACCGGCAAAAAGGAGTCAAAATAA
- a CDS encoding DUF1048 domain-containing protein yields the protein MGKIINTIIGDLGEKKRYNALEKRAKALPAEYADAYQSIKHYLWNTSGILTIDPLVSLVDMLEEAAADNRRVVDITGPDAAAFADDLVRGESSYKDQQREKLNKKLNKNGK from the coding sequence ATGGGAAAGATTATAAACACAATTATCGGCGACCTTGGCGAAAAGAAAAGGTACAACGCCCTAGAAAAACGCGCGAAAGCATTGCCGGCTGAATATGCCGATGCTTACCAAAGCATCAAGCACTACCTATGGAACACGTCGGGCATTCTTACCATCGACCCACTCGTTTCGCTTGTTGACATGCTCGAAGAAGCTGCCGCAGATAACAGGCGCGTCGTAGATATTACCGGCCCCGACGCTGCTGCATTTGCCGACGACTTGGTACGCGGCGAAAGCTCATACAAAGACCAGCAGCGCGAAAAGCTCAACAAAAAACTAAATAAAAACGGAAAATAA
- a CDS encoding PadR family transcriptional regulator has translation MDNITEMLKGVLEGCVLEVISRKPTYGYDITQQLRKLGFTDVVEGTVYTILVRLEKNGFVDIEKKPSEVGPPRKFYSLTEAGHNELAVFWEKWKFVSSKINELKG, from the coding sequence TTGGATAATATAACCGAAATGCTAAAAGGAGTGCTTGAGGGCTGCGTACTCGAAGTTATCAGCCGCAAGCCAACCTATGGCTACGATATTACTCAACAGTTGCGAAAGCTCGGTTTTACCGATGTCGTTGAGGGAACCGTATATACGATCCTCGTACGACTCGAGAAAAACGGATTCGTAGATATTGAGAAAAAGCCGTCCGAAGTTGGCCCACCCCGAAAGTTCTACAGCCTTACCGAGGCTGGCCACAATGAGCTTGCGGTATTCTGGGAAAAATGGAAGTTCGTATCGTCAAAAATTAATGAATTGAAGGGATAA